Genomic DNA from Dehalogenimonas lykanthroporepellens BL-DC-9:
TGTTGCCACTATTGGTACTCATATTGCAAGCCGTAACCAGCCCATCCGATGTAATATTGAGAGCCGGGTCAACAACATAACAATAGCGACCTCTGGTGTTTCCTGTCCAGGCGCTGGAATACTCAATTCTAAGGAATCTCTGAACAAGTCACGTTTGATGAGGTATAATTAGTCATCCATAAACGAAGGATGGCGAAGTTAATGAAGACCTTGTCATTTGCCAGTCTGGCTTATGCTAACAAAAAGAAACAGACGCGACGGGAAGTATTCCTTCAGGAAATGGATCGGGTAATTCCCTGGAAAGAACTACTGGAAATCATAGTTGAGTATTACCCCAAAGCCGGTAATGGTCGACATCCAATGCCGCTGGAGCGCATGCTACGGATATATTTCATGCAACAGTGGTACGGTTTATCGGATCCGGCGATGGAAGACGCGCTTTACGATATAGAATCGATGAGACGATTTGCCGGAATCGATATCCAATCTGACCCTGTACCGGATGAAAGTACTATACTGCATTTTCGTCATCTGCTGGAGAAGCACAATCTGACCATGGCGTTATTTGAAAAGACAAGGAATTATCTTTCAGACAAAGGTTTATTGTTAAAAGAAGGGACAATAGTCGACGCTACGATAATCAATGCGCCATCTTCGACCAAAAACCGGGATAAGGCCCGAGACCCACAGATGCGACAGACCAAAAAGGGGAATCAGTGGTATTTTGGCATGAAGGCTCATATAGGCGCAGACACCGGCAAGGGACTGGCGCATACGATAGTGGTGACCGATGCCTCAGTTCATGATTCACAGGTCATGGATAAGTTACTGCACGGAGAGGAAAAGGCGGTCTATGGAGATAAAGCCTATACCAGTGAGGAAAGGCAAAGACGTTACGAATCCCGAGGCATTGATTGGCGGGTAAAACGCAAAGCCAGCCGGCACTATCAACTGACACCGGAAGACGCCGAGTTTAACCGAAGACAAGGCAAAGTTCGAGCCAAGGGTGAGCATGCGTTTCTGGTGGTCAAGCATCTATGGCGATACCGGAAGGTCAAATACAAAGGCCTCCACAAGAATATGGTGCAGGTCTTCAGCCTGTTCACGCTGGCTAATTTATATCTGGTACGCCGGGAATTAAGCATGATGGCAACCTGAAGGGTGAATTGCGCCCAATAACCGGAAAACCGCTCCTTCAGGGTGGAGCAAACCGGATAAAGGCCGGTGTAACCTGCCAAAAACACTGCGGTTTCGCTTCGTGGGCGCAAGATATCACCAACAATATCACCGAAACTTTACAACTATGTGTTTTTCAGAGGTTCCCTAACTCTACCGTTCTCAAAGAGTTGTTTACTCTCAAGCAACAGACGAGAGTTACGCCAAAAGTACGCTACCTAAGCCTAAACTACTGAAAGAGGTGTGGATCATTGATTTCGTTTGTTGCTCCGCCCCAAAAAGGTAGTGTCTTGCGTCATAGCTATTGCACGCCTATAATTGCCCTAATCAAAAGGACTGGTTTTTAAAAAGGGACTGGTTTCTGTTGCTAGAAAGAAATGACGTCATAGAAAGCAAACCACTCAACCGTCGTCTGAGCGCCGCCAAGGCCGCCAAGCAGGACGAGTTCTACACTCAGTACGTCGACATCCAGAAAGAAATCGAAGCCTACCTCGAGTTCGACCCGAACACCTTTCGCGGCAAGGTCGTCTACTGCAACTGCGACGATCCCTTCGAGAGCAACTTCTTCAAGTACTTCGCCGCCAACTTCAACAAGCTCGGCCTGAAGAAGCTCATCACCACCAGCTACGATGGCTCCCCCATCGCCGGGCAATTAAACCTGTTCCCGGAATACAACGAGGGCAACGGCAAGCGCCAAAAACCGAAAGCGGTCGCATTCATTATTGATCATGTGAAGGACGAAGACGGTGACGGTGCCGCCAATGTGACCGACGTATCCTTATTCCTCAAACGCAACAAGGCTGCCCGTATCGCCCTCAAGGGCAACGATCAATACCCCGGCGGCGACTTCCGTAGCCCCGAATGCCTTGCCTTCCTCAAAGAAACCGATATCGTAGTCACCAACCCGCCGTTCTCGCTGTTCCGTGAGTACGTGGCACAGCTCATGGAGTACGGGAAGAAATTCGTCATCATCGGACCGAAGAGTGCCATCACCTACAAAGAGATTTTCCCGCTGATCAAAGAATCTAAGCTTTGGCTAGGGTCAGGATTCGCTAACGGGAACGCCTACTTCAGCATTCCAACCCATGCATGCCGAGAGTTCGCAGATGGCGTTTATGACGAAACCACAGGGCTGGTGAAGTTCCGTAATGTCGGATGGTTCACCAACCTCGACCATGGCCGTCGTCACGAGAAACTTCCACTAATGACAATGGCAGACAACCTGAAGTTCAGCAAGCACAAGGAGATAAAGGGCAAGGCGGCCTACGCCAGGTACGACAACTACGACGCCATTGAAGTGCCGTTCACCGATGCCATTCCCAACGACTACGAAGGTATCATGGGCGTCCCCATTACCTTCCTTGACAAGTACAACCCTGAGCAGTTCGAGATCATCGGGTTAGCCGCGGGGAATATTCGCGGACTTGCCGGCATTCCCAGTGCTACCGGCAAGGACGGGCCATACATGGATGGCAAACTGAAATACGGCCGCATCCTCATCCGCCACCGCCACCCGACAAAGGAGAAAAAATAGTGAAAACTACCCTCCGTACCGATCTCACCGTCGCCGATGTCTGCAATGGTTTCGTTTACAACCAGCTCGAAGGAAGAGGCCTCTTCGGGCTAGGCGGTAAACTTACCATCCAGCCGGAGTATCAGCGGAACTATATCTACGCTGAGAGCGAAGGAAAACGCGAGCAGGCGGTCATACACTCGCTACTCAAAGGGTATCCGCTCGGGCTGATCTACTTCAACAAGGTCACTGCGGATAAGTTCGAAGTCTTGGACGGCCAGCAGCGAATAACCAGTATCGGGCGGTTCGTTACGAATAAATTCGCCATCATGGATAACGGCAATCCGAAGAATTTCGACAGCCTGCCTCTCGACCAGCAGAAGCGGATTAAAGAATCTAAGCTACTGATCTACGAGTGCGAGGGGGCGGAAACAGAGATCAAGCAGTGGTTCGAAACGATCAACATCGCCGGCGTCCCTCTCAACGCGCAGGAGCTCCTAAATGCCATCTACTCGGGGCCATTCGTTACACTTGCGAAGGCCGAGTTCAGCAACAGCCAGAACGCCAACATCCAAAAATGGAGTGCCTACATCAAGGGTAGCGCCAACCGGCAGAACTTTCTGGAGCGGGCACTCGATTGGGTGAGCAAGGGCGACATCGGTAGCTACATGAGCGCTCACCGCAACGATAAGGACATCAATGAACTCAAGACCTACTTCAACAGCGTAATCGACTGGATTTCAACGGTTTTCACAGATGTTAAGAAAGAGATGCAGGGTTTAGAGTGGGGCAAGCTCTACGAGCAATATCACTCCCAGTCATACAACCCGGAGAAGGTGTCCGCCGACGTGAAGCGGCTCTACGCCGACCCCTACGTAAAGAAGAAACGCGGGGTATTCGAGTTCATCCTTGGCGGCCAGCAGGACACGAAGCTCCTTGAGGTGCGCGTCTTTGATGACGCCACCAAGCAGTCAGTCTATGAGAAGCAAACAGACGTGGCACAGGCGAAGGGCGAGTCCAACTGTCCGCTCTGCGCAATTGGACACAACGCGAACAAAAGCAGAATCTATAAGTTTAACGAAATGGACGCCGACCACGTTTCCGCGTGGAGCAAGGGCGGCGACAGCTCGCCTGAGAATTGCGAAATGCTATGCATTACCCACAATCGGGCCAAAGGTAATTTATAGTATGGCTTTGCCCTGATATCTAAAAACGAGCCCAGTTTCATGCTGGTCTGCAATGATGGCCGCGTGGCCTTACCAACCCCTCGTTCTGATTTAGTATCAACCACTCCCAGATATCAACCCGTGTTTCAGGTATAGTCCGATTCTCCAACCGATGGGCCTTGATAAGCAATGGGTTTTACAGCATAGTAAACACGTGATATGCTTTACTCAAGAATTTTTGAGAAAAAATCACTTTACTCAAACAAGAAAATCATTTTGAAAAATTCACACATTTTTGAGTATAGTTAAAGTTGTTATCACTTTACTCAAAATATTTAGGTCAACGCTGATAAATCTTGTAAAATCATCCAACTCTATAATGAGATGAAAACAGAAATACTTGAACTAACTCGCTCACAGCATGCAATCCCAATACTCGATCACATGTTTGAACGTCCAATCTTTAAGAGTAATAGTATTAAGAGCCTGCCAAACACGCCAACAAAAGCTACCATAACAGGTTTATTAAATACTCTTAAAGAGGCTGGTATTCTTGTAGTAATCCGTGAGAGTTCAGGCCGCAGGCCGCAAATCCTGGCCTTTCCAAAACTGTTAAACCTTTGCGAAGGTTCTGATGTAATTTCCCCGAGATAGCCCTTCAAAATTCAAGCCCCCGTGTTTCCGGCAGAGTGCGACTCTCCCCCGTCTCCACCGCAAACTAACAAACGTTGCCCCCCTTGCACCCCACCCCCCAATCCGCTAAAGTTCCACCATGCCTAAACAAAAACTGGTCTTCGTCTGTTCCGGGTGCGGTAACGAAAGCCCCAAGTGGCAGGGCAAGTGCCCCGGGTGCGGCGAATGGAACACCATGTACGAACAGGCGGTCAGCACCGCCAAACCGGCGGCGCGCCGCAAGCCGGCCGGCGCCAATCTGCCCCAGAGCCTGTCCGACATCAAACTGGACGCCGGTGCGGAACGCCTGCCGGTAGGCCTGGGCGAAATAGACCGGGTGCTGGGTGGGGGGCTTGTACCCGGGTCTCTCACACTCATCGGCGGTGAGCCTGGCATCGGCAAGTCCACCCTTCTATTACAGATCTCCGCCCTGCTGGCCGAGGGCGCGCCGGTGCTGTACGTTTCCGGCGAGGAAACCCGCCACCAGATAAAAACGCGCGCGGCGCGGCTGGGCATCGACGGCAAGCAGTTATACCTGCTGAACGAAACCGACCTGGAAGCGATTACCGAGGAACTGGACCGGCTGTCGCCGGGACTGGCGGTCATCGACTCCATCCAGACAATCTATACCCCCGACCTGGAGATGGCCCCCGGCGGCGTATCCCAAGTGCGGGAATGCGCCGCCCGGCTGGTGCGGTGGGCCAAGTCCACCCAGGTGCCGGTGCTGATTGCCGGCCACGTCACCAAGGACGGGGCCATCGCCGGGCCGCGACTGCTGGAGCATATCGTGGACACGGTGCTGTACCTGGAGGGCGAGCAGTTCTCCAGCTACCGGATACTGCGGTCGGTCAAGAACCGCTACGGCTCGGTCAACGAGGTGGGCATCTTCGAGATGAAACCGCAGGGGCTGACCGAGGTGCAGAACCCTTCCGAAGTGTTTCTGTCACGCGACCGCCAGAACCCGATAGGCTCGGCGGTGGTGCCGGTGCTGGAAGGATCGCGGCCGCTCCTTGTCGAAATACAGGCGCTGACCAACGCCACCAGCTTCGGCCAGCCGCGCCGAACCGCCAACGGGCTGGATTTCGGGCGGCTCCTCATCATCACCGCGGTACTGTCGCGCCGGGCCTATCTCAAACTGGGTAACCAGGATGTCATCGCCTCGGTGACGGGTGGGCTGAACGTCGCCGAACCGGCCGCCGACCTGGCGGCGGCCATCGCCATCGCTTCCAGCTACAAGAACATCGCGGTGGACCCGCGTCTGGCGGCCATCGGCGAGGTGGGGCTGTCCGGGGAAATCCGCAACGTGCCGCAACTGGAAAGAAGGCTGAGCGAAGCGCGGCGGCTGGGCTTTACCGCCGCCATCGTACCGGCATCGGCCCGGGCCAGATCCGAATGGCCGGATTTCAAGCTGATTCACGCCCGGGACATCCGCCAGGCGCTGGGCGCGGCGCTGACCGGACAGGCGGAGACCGAAGAGCTGTTTCCGGACACGACCGACTGAATAATTGACCAACTAGTCAAACAAGGAGACTTAATGATAGCAATTGACCCGGGATCCATTGCCCAAATAATGCAGAACACAAACGGAATTTGGACTGTTCCAGATACAATTGTCAACGCCATCTCTCAGAAATTAACATCAGATACTAATACTCTCGAGGATGAAAAAGAACGGTTTGAAAAGGAGTTCAGAGACTGCCGAAAAAGTGATTCCCCGATAAATATTGACTACTACCTTAAGGGCGAAGTAAGTCTTGATGCCTATACAGCATTTTATTTACCACGCTATTCTTTAATACCAGCGATAAGCTTCCGCGACCTGTCACTGCACTCGAATCTGAAACAATTACCGGACGAAATAAAAATACTAGATATGGGAAGCGGTACAGGTGCGATTACTCTTGGTTTACTCCACTTTCTAACTGAACTTGGCTACCCACGCGAGTCAATCCAGATAGTGAACTTGGATTGTTGTGGTCCAGCAACAAAAAGAAGAAAGGATTTGATCAGTTCATGCGGGTTTGACAGGTACCATATTGCCCACGAAACAATTGACTTCAATCACACGTCTATTTTGAGTTCAACATTAGAGTATTATGGACCATTTGATTATATCTTTACCGGAAGCTGTCTTACCGAGCTCGATCATACGGTAATAGATACGCTTATCAAATTATTCTCACGTACACTTAGCGAACCAGGGGCGATAATTATTGCCGAGGCACGGCGAACATATACCGGAAACTTGATCCATAGGCTGGCGCTGAATGCTCCAAATCACGGATTGAATGTATATTATCCTTGTATTGATATGCATTGTTCTTCATCATCTTGCTGGTGTTGGCGCGAACACAGCTATGCTCCTCCAAACATTCGGCTACCCGATGGTAAACGACTCACCGGCGTCGACAACAATCTTACCCTTAATTGGTTGATTCTTACAAAATTACCGGTCCGGATATTAGATAATTTTCAAGCCAGAGAGCCTGAGCTTCGTTGGGATATAATTAACAAAGAGCCAAAGCCGCATTATCAAAATACTGAAAACTTCGGCGTTTGTAGTGATGAAGATATAATGTTGGATGTTAGTAAAGTCGGGCGCCACCACTGTAGACGTGGTTCAATCGTAGGTTTCGATAATAACGGCGTAGTTCAAAGGGTGGTAACATTATAGATGATTATCTCAGCCAGTCGCAGAACTGATCTCCCAGCTTTCTATTCTGAATGGTTCATAAATAGGATCCAAGCTGGGTTCTGTTGTGTCGTAAATCCTTTGAATGCACATCAAGTCTCAAGGGTGTCTCTAAAACCAGAGGACGTAACCGCCATTGTTCTGTGGTCAAAAAACCCTGCACCTTTAATACCTTCTCTACCGATTTTAGACCGAATGGGATACCGTTATTATTTTCAATACACTTTAAATGATTACTCTAATGATCTCGAGCAACGAATTCCTCCTTTCCACCAAAGATTGGATACATTTAAAAGTCTTGCAAATAAAATAGGTCAACAACGAACCATTTGGCGATATGACCCCATAATATTTTCACCATCCCTGGATGAAAGTTACCATCTCGACCGCTTCAACAAGATTGCAACAGAACTGAATGGAAGCACAAATCGAGTAATGATTAGCATTCTCGATATGTACGATAAAGTAAGTAACCGCCTCGAAAAGCAGGGGCAATACTTCAACACCGCATACTCACCTGATCCTCCTGGGGGGAAACTTCTAACTTTTCTCCGAGAATTACACGATATCGCCGGAACTAATGGCATGGAGATATTTAGTTGTGCCGAAGAAACAGATTTTGCCGATGCGGGCATTCAGCATGGGCATTGCATCGACACCGATTTGATACGTCAGCTTTGGCACTTGCCGATTAAATTTAAGAAAGACAAAGGCCAAAGAAAAGCTTGCGGTTGCAGTGTAAGTAAAGATATTGGAGCTAACAGCACCTGCCTCCACGAATGCGTCTATTGCTACTCAACAATGAGCCTTGAACTTTCACGAAAACGTTATAAACAGCATGACCCAACATCACCTTTTCTCTGGGGTACCGGTAATATTCCCGCCGAAAAAGAACTAAAACCAAATCACTCCCAACTTGAGTTATTATAACGAGTCATGTATAACTCAATAGCCTCTCTAATCCGTCTGGTAGTCGCTTCAAATTGAAACAAACAATTCGTATATTACTAATATTTGTCGGTACCGTTTCCGTCGGCCTGGGCATACTGGGCATCTTCCTTCCGTTACTCCCGACAACACCGCTTCTGCTTCTGGCGGCGGCCTGCTACGCCCGCAGTTCCCAGCGTTTCCATGACTGGTTGTTAAATCACCGGGTGTTCGGCGAATACATCCGCAACTACCGCGACCACCGGGCCATCAGGTACCGGGCCAAGGTGACGGCCATCAGCCTGCTATGGATAACCATCGGCATCAGCATTTTTCTGGTGGGTTACTTCTGGGTCAGGTTGCTTCTGCTGGGTATCGCCGTGGGCGTCACCTGGCACCTGCTGTCACTCAAAACCATCCGCTCGTAACAATAAAGGAGCCTCCGGAGAGGCTCCTTTTATCTGCCGCCAACCGGGTTACAACGACGGCTGGTGTTTCTTGTCCGACTGACCGAATTCCAGATCCAGCGTGATGCCGGCTTCTTCCGCCGCCGGTTGATGGTTCGTTTGCCGCAGGGGCAGTTGCGGCAGAAAAATGGTCGTCAGCGTGCCCAGCCCCAGCAGTATGGCGCCGACGATGAAAACCTGGTCGATGGAGGCAGAGTACGCGGTTTTCAGCGTTTCTACAAAACTATGAAACGCTGAGGTCAACTGATCCTGAACAGCCGGTGGCGCCTGGGAAAGCATGCCCAGAATCTCCGCCTGCCCGTCCGGAGTCAGAAAGGCCTGAATGGTGTTGCCGTCGATGGTTACCGGCGTGGTCGGTGAGATTTCCCTGACCGCCTGAACGAAGGGGTCAGCCGAAATATCGGTTAGCCGGGAAGCCAGGCCAGCGTTCATGACACCGCCGAGGACGGCTACGCCGACGGTGCCGCCGACGGAGCGGAAAAGTTGCGTACCGGCGGTGACCTCACCCAGCCGGGAGTGGTCGAAAGCGTTCTGCACCGCCAGGGTGAAGATGGGCATGGTGACGCCCAGGCCCAGGCCGGTGATAATCATACGCAGTACCAGTCCACCGGACGTGGTGGCAGGACCGATTTGGGAGAAGAGCGCCATGCCGAAAGTGGCCAGCGCCATGCCGAAAACGGCCAGGATTTTATAATTGCCGGTACGTGAAACCAACTGACCGCTAATGATGGACGCGGTGACCATAGCCAGAGACATAGGCATGAGAATTAGCCCGGAGTTGGTGGCCGATACGCCGATGACGCCCTGGGCGAAGACCGGAATGAACAGGATAGAGCCGAACATGCCCAGACCGCTGAAGAAGACGGCTATAATCGACACGGTAAAGACACGGTTCCGGAACAGGCCCATCGAGAGGATAGGGTCTTTAGCCCGCAGTTCACGCCAGATGAAAAGCACCAGAGAAACGACCGCCACCGAAAGCAGGCCGATGATGGTACCGGAACCCCAGGAGTATTCCGAACCGCCCCAGACCAGCGCCAGCAGTAAAGGCACCAGTGTCAGGGTGATGAGCGCCGCGCCGATATAGTCGATGGAGCGGTTACCACTGGCGTGGGTCGGCAGATGTTTGGGCAGGGCGGCGGCCATGACACCAAGGGCCGCCAGGCCGACCGGGATATTGACGTAGAAGATCCAGCGCCAGGAGAAGGCATCGGACAGCCAGCCACCGAGCAAAGGCCCGGCAATCGCCGTAACCCCGGAAACCGCCCCCAGCAGTCCCTGATACTTGCCACGCTGAGCCGGTGGGAAGAGGTCACCGACGATGGCGAAGGAATTGACCATGATGGCGCCGCCGCCGATACCCTGAAGGCCGCGAAACAGAATGAGCTGGGTCATGCTCTGCGCCACGCCGGACAGCATGGAGCCTATAAGGAAGATGACCACGGCCAGCAGGAAGAGGTTGCGCCGGCCGAAGATGTCGGTCAGCTTGCCGTAGATGGGCACGGTGACCGCCGAAGCCAGCATGTAGGCGGTGAAGACCCATGACAGGTGGGACAGCCCCTGGAACTCCTGAACGATGCGCGGCATGGCGGTAGCTACGATGGTCTGGTCGAGGGAAGACAGCATCAGCGTCAGCATGACGCCGAGCATAACGAGGGCGGTTTTAGGATTGGGTGACATAGTTCCTCTACTGAATATTTTTGGAATCGACGATCTTTTCGATGATGTGAATCAGTGTTTCCAGTTCGGCGTCGTCGAGGGCCGAAAAGAGACCGGTCAGCCGTTCCAGGCGCTCCTGCCGCACCTGCTCCACCTTCCGGCGGCTGTCTTCAGGCAGGTTCAGAATTAGAGCGCGGCGGTCATCAGGCGACGGACGGCGTTCCAAGAGGCCCTTGCCGACCAGGTTATCGACGAGCTGGGTGGCGGCGCTGGAAGAGACGCCGAGCAAACCGGCCAGGTCTTTCAGGCCGATTCCTTCATTCTCCGAAATAAGATGCAGGGCCAGCCACTGGGAATGGGCCAGGCAGTCACCGGAGGGGGTCTGGTGGGCTTCGGGCGCCATCAGGCGCTTCAGGGAATGGAAGCGGCCCATCAGGAAACCGATACGCTGTTTGCGGTCGAGCATGATACCATCCTTAGATAAGATACTGAATATTTTAGCACCTTATCTAATAACCGGTCAAACAGCGGTTACGCGTTTTGCCGGGGAAATGGCCGGGCTCAGCCCTCGGTGCGGAAAGTAACCGCCAATACGCCAGGGCCGCCGTGTACGCCCAGCACCGGCCCGAAGCGGGCGATGTGGATTTTGTCGGTGGCGACGAATTCGGCCAGCCGTTTGGCCAGAGCTTTGGCCTCATCCGGGGTGGTGGAATGAATCACCGCCAGTTCAGCGATGGAATGGCCGGCGCTCTTGACCAGTTCCACCAGGCGGTCGACGCCGCGGGCGCGGCTCCTGACCTGCCCTACCGGAACGAACTCACCGCCCTGGATATCGAGGAGGGGTTTGACGTTCAGCACCGAGCCCATGAGGGCCTTGGCGCGCCCGATGCGGCCGCCGCGGGCGATGTATTTCAAAGTATCGAACAAAACCAGCAAATCGATTTTACCGATCGATTCCCTGGCCCCGGTGACTACCGAGCCAAGGTCATGGCCGGCTCTGGCCAGACGGGCGGCGGCTACGGCGACCAGACCGGTGGCCATGGATGTGAAGGTGGAGTCAACCACTTCCACCGGCACCGTGTTCTTCATCATCATGGCGCCCTGGCGGGCGGCGGAGATGGTGCCGCTCATCTTTTCCGACAAATGGACGGAGACGATGGCGTCGGCGCCTTCGGCGATGCGGTCGTAGGCGTCGGCAAAGTCCTGAGGCGAGGGCTGGGCGGTAGTGGGATGAACGGGGCCGTTTTGCAGGCGGGCGTAAAAATTGTCCTCGGTTATGTCCACCCGGTCACGGAATGATTCGCCCCCGAATTGAACGTAGAGCGGAACTGTAGTGATACCCAGCTCACCGGCCAGTTCAGCCGGGATATCGGCGGTGGAATCGGTTACGACTTTGACGCTCATGGCATAACCCCCTTTAACTTCGTACAGATGGCTACCAGTATAACCGAAAGGACCAATAAAACCTAGCCGGGGAAATGTTGTCAGGCCTGCGGCGGCGCGGCGGGTCTGCGCCGCGGCGGGCGGCGTCGCTTCTTGCGGGGAGGTGCCTCTTCAGCCGGGTCCAGGGCGGCCTGCCGGGGTTTGGGGGCAGGCCGGTTGCCGCGGCCGGGCGCGCCGGAGAAGCGGGACGGCGGCGGCTCCGGGGCGTTGTAATCGAAGCCCTCGACGGTGCGCCGTTCGATAGTGGTTTTGAGCAGTTTCTCCAGGGCGCGCACCATGGATTCGTCCTCGGGGGTGACAAAGGTGAAGGCATCGCCGGATCTGCCGATGCGGCCGGTTCTGCCGATGCGGTGGATGTAGGCGTCGGCGGTATCGGGCATATCGTAGTTGATGACGTGGGAAACATCGGAAACGTCGATACCGCGTGAGGCGATATCGGTGGCTACCAGCACCTTGAAGGTGCCGTCCTTGAAGCCGTCAAGTGCCGCCTGCCGGCGGTATTGCGACAGGTTGCCCTGGATGGAGGCCACGGCGTAGCCAGCCTGTCGCAGGGCGATGGCCACCCGCTCCGTGCGGTGCTTGGTGCGGGTGAATACCAATACGGAACCGGCGTCTTCTATCTGCCGCAGTATCTGCTTCAGCAATGCCGTCTTGAGATCCTGACGCACCGGGTAGAGGGCGTGAGTGACGGTAACCGCCGGGGCCACGGTGCCGATCTGGACGGTGACCGGGTCGGTCAGGAATTCCTGAACCAGCTTGCGAACGTCCGCCGGCATGGTGGCCGAAAAAAGAAGGGTCTGACGTTCCGGCCGCACCAGGCACCGGAGAATCTTGCGGATATCGGGCAGAAAGCCCATGTCGAACATGCGGTCAGCTTCGTCGATGACCAGCATTTCGACGTCATCAAAGTCGATGGTGCCCTGCCAGACGTGATCCAGCAGGCGACCGGGGCAAGCGATGACGATGTCGGTGCCGGCCCGGAGTTTGGCCTTCTGTGGTTCCATACCGACGCCGCCGTAGATGGCCATGGCACGCAGTCCGGTGTGCTGTGAGAGGGTCTTGACGCTGTCGTAAATCTGTTCCGCCAGTTCACGGGTGGGCGAAACGATGAGGCCGCGCAGTTTGCCGCGGGGGCCGCGGAGCAGGCGCTGGAGCATGGGCAGAACGAAGGCAGTGGTCTTGCCGGTGCCGGTCTGGGCCAGACCGATGAGGTCACGCCCCTGGAGGGCGGGCGGGATGGCCTGGGCCTGGATGGGGGTGGGCTCGGTGTAGCCGGCGGATTTCACCCCGTCCCTGACGGCGGGATGGAGGTCGAAGTTTTCGAAGGTCATTAGTCTTGATTATTCCTTGGGATATATTTATATCGGGCTGGAGTTACGGGAAAGGTCGAACCCGACAGAAAGGCGGGAGATAAAGAAGCGGTCATTCCGATAAGTACATGCTGACGATATATGACGTCATTATACA
This window encodes:
- a CDS encoding DEAD/DEAH box helicase domain protein (KEGG: gme:Gmet_2573 ATP-dependent RNA helicase RhlE~PFAM: DEAD/DEAH box helicase domain protein; helicase domain protein~SMART: DEAD-like helicase ; helicase domain protein) — translated: MTFENFDLHPAVRDGVKSAGYTEPTPIQAQAIPPALQGRDLIGLAQTGTGKTTAFVLPMLQRLLRGPRGKLRGLIVSPTRELAEQIYDSVKTLSQHTGLRAMAIYGGVGMEPQKAKLRAGTDIVIACPGRLLDHVWQGTIDFDDVEMLVIDEADRMFDMGFLPDIRKILRCLVRPERQTLLFSATMPADVRKLVQEFLTDPVTVQIGTVAPAVTVTHALYPVRQDLKTALLKQILRQIEDAGSVLVFTRTKHRTERVAIALRQAGYAVASIQGNLSQYRRQAALDGFKDGTFKVLVATDIASRGIDVSDVSHVINYDMPDTADAYIHRIGRTGRIGRSGDAFTFVTPEDESMVRALEKLLKTTIERRTVEGFDYNAPEPPPSRFSGAPGRGNRPAPKPRQAALDPAEEAPPRKKRRRPPRRRPAAPPQA